A part of Emys orbicularis isolate rEmyOrb1 chromosome 13, rEmyOrb1.hap1, whole genome shotgun sequence genomic DNA contains:
- the LOC135887417 gene encoding zinc finger protein RFP-like: MAAESPAKSLQDELSCPICLEYFKDPVSIECGHNFCRACISQCWEKSEPNFSCPQCRETALQRNLRPNRQLGNVVELLKGLRLQAVTEPEGQRVCERHQEALKLFCEEDQTPICVVCDKSKAHRSHKVVPIEEAAQEYKEQFQTRLQALKEEREKLLGWKLIGEKRSPEYLGKTEAEREKIVSQFKQLHQFLEEEEQLLLARLGDLEKEIVKLQDENITKLSAEISCLSELIIEMEGKCQQPASEFLQDVRGTLSRCKKGKFQQPVAISPDLAKRLGDFTQKNIVLKKTLKKFQDTLMFELQTAMNVTLDPDTAHPQLVLSADRKSVRWRETWQRLPNNPERFDPEPCVLGCEGFTSGRHFWELEVGSGRYWAVGVARESVGRKGKISLSPEGGIWAMERLNGGLYHALTFPKTTLSLGRVPSRVWVCLDCDEGQVAFFDADNKSPIFTFAPASFNGERIRPWLSVWYSETQLRLS; this comes from the exons ATGGCTGCAGAGAGCCCTGCAAAAAGTCTCCAGGATGAACTTTCTTGTCCTATCTGCCTGGAGTATTTCAAAGACCCAGTGTCTATTGAGTGTGGGCACAACTTCTGCCGGGCTtgcatcagccagtgctgggagaaGTCGGAGCCAAACTtctcctgcccccagtgcagagAAACCGCCCTGCAGAGAAACCTGCGGCCCAACAGGCAGCTGGGGAACGTGGTGGAGTTACTGAAAGGACTGAGGCTTCAGGCGGTGACAGAGCCCGAGGGGCAAAGAGTGTGTGAGAGGCACCAGGAGGCGCTGAAACTTTTCTGTGAGGAGGATCAAACCCCCATCTGCGTGGTGTGTGATAAATCCAAAGCTCACAGATCTCACAAGGTGGTTCCCATagaggaggctgcccaggagtaCAAG GAACAATTCCAGACCCGACTGCAGGCtttgaaggaagagagagaaaagctccTAGGATGGAAACTGATAGGAGAGAAGAGAAGCCCAGAGTACCTG GGAAAGAcagaagctgagagagagaaaattgtgTCTCAATTTAAACAGCTGCACCAGTTTCTGGAGGAAGAAGAGCAACTCCTTCTGGCCCGGCTGGGAGATCTGGAGAAGGAGATTGTGAAGCTGCAGGATGAAAATATCACCAAACTCTCCGCGGAGATTTCCTGTCTCAGCGAGCTGATCATCGAGATGGAGGGGAAGTGCCAGCAGCCAGCGAGtgaattcctgcag GACGTCAGAGGCACCTTGAGCAG GTGCAAGAAGGGGAAGTTCCAGCAGCCAGTGGCGATTTCTCCTGATCTGGCAAAGAGACTTGGTGATTTTACCCAGAAAAACATTGTACTAAAGAAGACTCTGAAGAAATTCCAAG ACACTCTGATGTTTGAACTGCAGACAGCAA tgaatgtgactctggatccagacacggctcatcccCAACTCGTCCTGTCCGCGGATCGGAAAAGTGTGAGATGGAGAGAGACATGGCAGCGACTGCCCAACAACCCTGAGAGATTTGACCctgagccctgtgtgctgggctgtgagggattcacctcAGGGAGACATTTTTGGGAGTTGGAGGTGGGGAGTGGGCGATACTGGGCTGTAGGagtggccagagagtctgtggggaggaagggaaagatcAGCCTTAGTCCTGAGGGGGGGATCTGGGCTATGGAGCGACTGAATGGGGGTCTATATCATGCTCTTACTTTCCCTAAGACCACACTGTCACTGGGCCGGGTCCCCAGCAGGGTCTGGGTTTGTCTGGACTGTGACGAGGGGCAGGTGGCATTTTTCGATGCTGACAACAAGTCCCCGATCTTCACTTTCGCCCCAGCCTCTTTCAATGGGGAGAGAATCCGCCCTTGGCTCAGTGTCTGGTACAGTGAAACCCAGCTGAGACTTAGTTAA
- the LOC135887352 gene encoding E3 ubiquitin-protein ligase TRIM7-like encodes MAAVQKLQDEATCSICLEYFKAPVSIHCGHNFCRACIDQCWGESEPNFSCPQCRATAQRRNFRPNRELANMVELVKQLKLQAGKEPEAERVCERHQEPLKLFCEEDQSPICVVCDRSKAHRDHPVIPIEEAAQEYKEQIWTQLQTLKEEREKLLKYRQAEEGKSQEYLEKTDAERRKIMSEIRQLRQFLEEQERLLLAQLGGLDKEIVKMQNENVTKLSVEISRLNELISEMEGKCQQPASEFLQDIRSILSRCEKGKAQAVVESPSKLEKRIGDFSQKRIDLEKILREFKDTLVFGLVMEGSQFLAKEMENVGEKVNVTLDPDTAHPKLVLSEDWKHVKYGDARQDLPHNPKRFDSSLCVLGCEGFTSGRCYWELEVGEGGGWAVGVARESVKRKGPVKYSPEEGICAVALRRGEYWALTSPEEIPLSLSWVPQRIRVSLDYEGGQVAFFDADHKSLIFRYLRASFTGERVLPFFWVVGKVSWLRLAPSERRFRSHVSNRHFPQKGDSHVRVAPPGFLHIPERVSSTELNLAAASAEHATPVSGNSWLGIMQQMKPRPYTCQPRRPIHHYPARATYPVRGTEPHSAQAATPQPTKRDNVVCSLSDFLKRGK; translated from the exons ATGGCCGCTGTGCAAAAACTCCAGGATGAAGCCACTTGTTCCATCTGTCTGGAGTATTTCAAAGCCCCGGTGTCTATCCACTGCGGGCACAACTTCTGCCGGGCCTGCATCGACCAGTGCTGGGGGGAGTCGGAGCCCAACTtctcctgcccccagtgcagagCAACCGCCCAGCGGAGAAACTTCAGGCCCAACAGGGAGCTGGCGAACATGGTGGAGCTAGTGAAACAGTTGAAGTTACAAGCGGGGAAAGAGCCAGAGGCGGAGCGAGTGTGTGAGAGGCACCAGGAGCCTCTGAAACTGTTCTGTGAGGAGGATCAAAGCCCCATCTGCGTGGTGTGTGACCGATCCAAGGCTCACCGAGACCACCCTGTGATTCCCATCgaggaggctgcccaggagtaCAAG GAACAAATCTGGACACAACTGCAGACcctgaaggaagagagagaaaaactccTCAAATACAGACAGGCCGAGGAGGGGAAAAGCCAGGAATACCTG GAGAAGACAGATGCTGAGAGACGGAAAATCATGTCTGAAATTCGGCAATTGCGCCAGTTCCTGGAGGAACAAGAGCGACTCCTGTTGGCTCAATTGGGAGGCCTGGACAAGGAGATTGTGAAGATGCAGAATGAAAATGTCACCAAACTCTCAGTGGAAATTTCCCGTCTCAATGAGCTGATCAGTGAGATGGAGGGGAAGTGCCAGCAGCCCGCGAGtgaattcctgcag GATATCAGAAGCATCTTGAGCAG GTGTGAGAAAGGGAAGGCCCAGGCAGTGGTGGAGAGTCCTTCCAAGCTGGAAAAGAGAATCGGTGATTTCTCCCAGAAAAGGATCGATCTGGAGAAGATTCTGAGGGAATTCAAAG ACACGCTGGTATTTGGGCTGGTGATGGAAGGGAGTCAATTTTTGGCAAAGGAGATGGAAAACGTAGGTGAAAAGG tgaatgtgactctggatccagacacggctcatcccAAACTTGTCCTGTCTGAGGATTGGAAACATGTGAAATATGGAGACGCCCGGCAGGATCTGCCCCACAATCCCAAGAGATTTGATTCTTCTCTCTgcgtgctgggctgtgagggattcacctcAGGGAGATGTTACTGGGAGCTGGAGGTGGGCGAAGGGGGAGGCTGGGCCGTGGGGGTAGCCAGAGAGTCGGTGAAGAGGAAGGGACCGGTCAAATATAGCCCTGAGGAAGGGATCTGCGCTGTAGCTCTGCGCAGAGGTGAGTACTGGGCACTCACCTCACCTGAAGAAATCCCCCTGTCTCTGAGCTGGGTCCCCCAGAGGATCCGGGTTTCTCTGGACTATGAAGGGGGGCAGGTGGCATTTTTCGATGCTGATCACAAGTCCCTCATCTTCCGCTATCTGAGGGCCTCTTTCACTGGGGAGAGAGTCCTCCCTTTCTTCTGGGTGGTGGGAAAGGTGTCCTGGCTCAGACTGGCTCCTTCAGAAAGGAGGTTTCGAAGCCACGTCTCCAACCGTCATTTTCCCCAAAAAGGTGACAGTCATGTCCGCGTTGCACCCCCAGGGTTTCTCCACATTCCAGAAAGAGTAAGCAGCACTGAATTAAACCTAGCTGCTGCCTCAGCAGAGCACGCAACCCCTGTCTCAGGCAACTCTTGGCTTGGTATCATGCAACAAATGAAACCGAGGCCATACACTTGTCAACCCCGCAGGCCGATCCACCACTATCCAGCCCGTGCCACCTACCCTGTAAGGGGAACAGAGCCCCATTCGGCCCAGgcagccaccccccagcccacaAAAAGGGATAATGTTGTTTGTTCCTTGTCCGACTTCCTGAAAAGAGGTAAATAG